One Bosea sp. 685 DNA segment encodes these proteins:
- a CDS encoding Lrp/AsnC family transcriptional regulator, with translation MTEKLDRTDLKILRLLQADGRLGNAEIAKRVNTSPATCHRRIQRLFSEGYISSVRAQVSPQHVEMGTLAFVGVVLDRSTPESFGDFEAAVRSMPTVLDCHIVAGDFDYFLKIRVRDMADFNKLHADKLIALPGVRQTRTFFVMKEVVDNAPLAF, from the coding sequence ATGACTGAAAAACTCGACAGAACCGACCTCAAAATCCTGCGCCTGCTGCAGGCTGACGGGCGGCTCGGCAATGCCGAGATCGCCAAACGGGTCAATACCAGCCCCGCCACCTGCCATCGGCGGATCCAGCGCCTGTTCAGCGAGGGCTATATTTCCTCGGTGCGCGCGCAGGTTTCGCCGCAACATGTCGAGATGGGCACACTGGCCTTTGTCGGCGTCGTGCTGGATCGCTCCACGCCCGAAAGCTTCGGCGACTTCGAGGCCGCCGTCCGGAGCATGCCCACCGTCCTCGATTGCCACATCGTCGCCGGCGATTTCGACTATTTCCTCAAGATCCGCGTTAGGGACATGGCCGATTTCAATAAGTTGCACGCCGACAAGCTGATCGCGCTGCCCGGTGTGCGGCAGACGCGGACCTTCTTCGTGATGAAGGAGGTCGTCGACAACGCCCCGCTGGCGTTTTGA
- a CDS encoding 1-aminocyclopropane-1-carboxylate deaminase, translating to MLSKFERYPLTFGPTPIEKLSRLSAHLGGHVEIFAKREDCNSGLAFGGNKLRKLEYIVPDAIASNADTLVSIGGVQSNHTRMVAATAAKIGMKCRLIQESWVPHEDAVYDRVGNILMSRVMGAEVQLVDEGFDIGIRESWEKALADVKAKGGKPYAIPAGASVHKFGGLGYVGFAEEVRAQEAELGFKFDYVIVCTVTGSTHAGMVVGFAKDGRQRNVIGIDASFTPAQTRAQVLDIAQKTSALVGGKDITNEDIVLNEDYAYPVYGVPSQETIEAIRLSARLEGMMTDPVYEGKSMQGMIDLVKKGFFPAGSKVLYAHLGGVPAINGYSYTFRNG from the coding sequence ATGTTGAGCAAATTCGAACGCTATCCGCTGACCTTCGGCCCCACGCCGATCGAGAAACTGTCGCGCCTGTCCGCCCATCTCGGCGGCCATGTCGAGATCTTCGCCAAGCGCGAGGATTGCAATTCGGGCCTGGCCTTCGGCGGCAACAAGCTGCGCAAGCTCGAATATATCGTGCCCGATGCCATCGCCAGCAACGCCGATACGCTGGTCTCGATCGGCGGCGTGCAGTCGAACCACACCCGCATGGTCGCCGCGACCGCGGCCAAGATCGGCATGAAGTGCCGCCTGATCCAGGAAAGCTGGGTGCCGCATGAGGACGCCGTCTATGACCGCGTCGGCAACATCCTGATGTCGCGCGTCATGGGCGCCGAGGTCCAGCTCGTCGACGAGGGCTTCGATATCGGCATCCGCGAGAGCTGGGAAAAGGCGCTTGCCGATGTGAAGGCCAAGGGCGGCAAGCCCTATGCGATTCCCGCCGGCGCCTCGGTCCATAAATTCGGCGGCCTCGGCTATGTCGGCTTCGCCGAGGAAGTCCGGGCCCAGGAAGCCGAGCTCGGCTTCAAATTCGACTACGTCATCGTCTGCACGGTCACCGGCTCGACCCATGCCGGCATGGTCGTCGGCTTCGCCAAAGATGGCCGCCAGCGCAACGTCATCGGCATCGACGCCTCCTTCACGCCGGCCCAGACGCGCGCTCAGGTCCTCGATATCGCCCAGAAGACCTCGGCCCTGGTTGGCGGCAAGGACATCACCAACGAGGATATCGTCCTGAACGAGGACTACGCCTACCCGGTCTATGGCGTGCCCTCGCAGGAGACGATCGAGGCGATCCGCCTCTCGGCCCGTCTTGAAGGCATGATGACCGACCCCGTCTATGAGGGGAAATCCATGCAGGGAATGATCGATCTGGTGAAGAAGGGCTTCTTCCCGGCCGGCTCGAAGGTGCTCTACGCGCATCTTGGCGGCGTGCCGGCGATCAATGGCTACAGCTATACCTTCCGCAACGGCTGA
- a CDS encoding DUF2000 family protein encodes MRYDTKTRYDTKIAIAVREDLATWQKLNVASFLAGGLVGAYPELKGEDYNDASDRFYGPLIRQPVLIFSANGEQLRLMLQRAQQRGVRPHLYTQELFATGNDGDNRAAVAAVATAALDLVGLAVHAERKEADKITKGLSLHD; translated from the coding sequence ATGCGTTACGACACCAAGACCCGTTACGACACCAAGATCGCCATAGCGGTGCGCGAGGATCTCGCCACCTGGCAAAAACTCAACGTCGCCAGCTTCCTCGCCGGCGGCCTCGTCGGAGCTTACCCCGAACTGAAGGGCGAGGACTACAACGATGCATCGGACCGATTCTACGGCCCGCTGATCCGCCAGCCCGTCCTGATCTTCAGCGCGAACGGCGAGCAGCTCAGATTGATGCTCCAGCGGGCACAGCAGCGCGGCGTGCGACCGCATCTCTACACGCAGGAGCTGTTCGCGACGGGCAATGATGGCGACAATCGCGCCGCCGTCGCCGCTGTCGCGACAGCGGCGCTCGATCTCGTCGGCCTGGCGGTCCATGCCGAGCGCAAGGAGGCCGACAAGATCACCAAGGGTCTGTCGCTTCACGACTGA
- a CDS encoding AraC family transcriptional regulator produces the protein MAQSINEPGPGGLERSCGPSHGDWLRAGPGSDGIERIEAFFSGHAYDPHRHDTYALGLTLSGVQSFDYRGSRQDSRAGNAIVLHPDEIHNGRAGVESGFRYRMLYLEPRLLRAALGDEARALPFISAAVSSDPRLVRAIARGLRAIDAPLAADEAEDIVLGLAEALLALDPSAARPVGSRHAQAASERVRRFLDAQRERVVTSGELEAVAGLDRFALARHFRASFGTSPYNYLVMRRLDRARAMLRSGLEIADVAAACGFADQSHLTRQFRRAFGVTPGRWRNLHRHPE, from the coding sequence ATGGCGCAATCGATAAACGAGCCAGGGCCGGGCGGTCTTGAACGATCGTGCGGCCCCTCACACGGTGATTGGCTGCGCGCGGGACCGGGCTCTGACGGCATCGAGCGGATCGAGGCCTTCTTCAGCGGCCACGCTTATGACCCGCACAGGCACGACACCTACGCGCTGGGCCTGACGCTGAGCGGCGTGCAGAGCTTCGACTACCGCGGCAGTCGGCAGGATAGCCGCGCGGGCAATGCGATCGTCCTGCATCCAGACGAGATTCATAATGGCCGCGCCGGCGTCGAATCCGGCTTCCGCTACCGCATGCTGTATCTGGAGCCCCGGCTCTTGCGCGCGGCGCTGGGCGATGAGGCGCGTGCGCTGCCCTTCATCTCGGCAGCCGTCTCGTCTGATCCGCGTCTCGTCCGGGCGATTGCGCGCGGCTTGCGCGCGATCGACGCGCCATTGGCGGCCGACGAAGCCGAGGACATCGTCCTGGGGTTGGCCGAGGCCCTGCTGGCGCTCGATCCATCGGCGGCGCGCCCGGTGGGCTCGCGCCATGCCCAGGCGGCCTCGGAGCGCGTCAGGCGGTTTCTTGATGCTCAGCGGGAGCGGGTCGTCACATCAGGAGAGCTGGAAGCCGTCGCCGGGCTCGATCGTTTCGCGCTCGCCCGCCATTTCCGCGCGAGCTTCGGCACGAGCCCCTATAATTATCTCGTCATGCGCCGGCTCGATCGGGCTCGCGCCATGCTGCGGTCGGGGCTGGAAATCGCCGATGTCGCGGCCGCCTGCGGTTTCGCTGACCAGAGCCATCTGACACGCCAGTTCCGCCGGGCTTTCGGCGTCACGCCGGGGCGGTGGCGCAACCTGCATCGCCATCCGGAGTGA
- a CDS encoding ABC transporter substrate-binding protein: MTLTSRSLLAALAFCLPAAVSAQELPARIKTAGKIIVATQPNYPPIIFKDPATNTLAGLDIEIGEAIGKELGVAIEWQETAFAQMLPSLQTGRVDMVMAGMSDKPARRETADFIDYFSSGAQFYTITALAPGLKTMEDLCGKTVGASRATSWLNEMEDWSKENCVAKGKPALTIVGTEGSVDARTQLKTQRLQAAVQGSEVMPYFLKLEPNTYVPIGAPFTDVRAGIPFVKTPEGNQLRDAVKGALDRLKAKGTYDAIFVKYGLPSSALPKITINEGK; the protein is encoded by the coding sequence ATGACCCTGACGTCACGAAGCCTGCTCGCCGCTTTGGCGTTCTGCCTGCCCGCGGCGGTTTCCGCCCAGGAACTGCCGGCCCGGATCAAGACCGCTGGCAAGATCATCGTCGCGACGCAGCCGAACTATCCGCCGATCATCTTCAAGGACCCGGCGACCAACACCCTGGCCGGGCTCGACATCGAAATCGGCGAAGCGATCGGCAAGGAACTCGGCGTCGCGATCGAGTGGCAGGAGACCGCCTTCGCGCAGATGCTGCCTTCGCTCCAGACGGGCCGCGTCGATATGGTCATGGCCGGAATGTCGGATAAGCCGGCTCGGCGCGAAACCGCCGATTTCATCGACTACTTCTCGTCGGGCGCGCAATTCTACACCATCACGGCGCTGGCCCCGGGCCTGAAGACGATGGAGGATCTCTGCGGCAAGACGGTCGGCGCCAGCCGCGCGACGAGCTGGCTGAATGAGATGGAAGACTGGAGCAAGGAAAACTGCGTCGCCAAGGGCAAACCGGCGCTGACGATCGTCGGCACGGAAGGCTCGGTCGATGCCCGCACCCAGCTCAAGACCCAGCGCCTCCAGGCTGCCGTCCAGGGCAGCGAGGTGATGCCCTATTTCCTCAAGCTCGAGCCCAACACCTATGTGCCGATCGGCGCGCCCTTCACCGATGTGCGCGCCGGCATTCCCTTCGTGAAGACCCCCGAGGGCAACCAGTTGCGCGACGCGGTCAAGGGCGCGCTCGACCGGCTCAAGGCCAAGGGCACCTATGACGCGATCTTCGTGAAATATGGTTTGCCCAGCAGTGCCTTGCCGAAGATCACGATCAACGAAGGTAAGTAG
- a CDS encoding amino acid ABC transporter ATP-binding protein, producing the protein MVEAPANRPMVQALSLTKRFGSLAALDSVSLDVAAGEVVCIIGPSGSGKSTLLRCINQLERIDGGAIWVDGELAGFRRTSDRLIELTDKEIARQRLASGMVFQRFNLFGHMTALQNVIEGPVTVLKQPRAAAIAEAERLLARVGLAEKSGAYPSELSGGQQQRVAIARALATKPRLMLFDEPTSALDPELVGEVLAVMRDLAKSGMTMIVVTHELGFAREVADRVVFMDQGRLIEQGPPAQVLSAPEHPRTRDFIAAVLP; encoded by the coding sequence ATGGTTGAGGCTCCAGCGAACCGCCCCATGGTCCAGGCGCTGTCGTTGACGAAGCGCTTCGGCAGTCTCGCGGCGCTCGATTCCGTCTCACTCGACGTCGCGGCTGGTGAAGTGGTCTGCATCATCGGCCCCTCCGGCTCCGGCAAGAGCACGCTCTTGCGCTGCATCAACCAGCTCGAACGCATCGATGGCGGCGCGATCTGGGTCGATGGCGAACTCGCCGGCTTCCGGCGCACCAGCGACCGGTTGATCGAGTTGACCGACAAGGAGATCGCGCGCCAGCGCCTCGCCAGCGGAATGGTCTTCCAGCGCTTCAACCTCTTCGGCCATATGACGGCGCTGCAGAACGTGATCGAGGGGCCGGTGACCGTGCTGAAGCAGCCCAGGGCCGCCGCCATCGCCGAGGCCGAGCGCCTGCTGGCGCGGGTCGGCCTGGCCGAGAAGAGCGGCGCCTACCCGTCCGAGCTTTCCGGGGGCCAGCAGCAGCGCGTCGCGATCGCCCGCGCGCTCGCGACGAAGCCCAGGCTGATGCTGTTCGACGAACCGACCTCGGCGCTCGATCCCGAACTCGTCGGCGAGGTGCTCGCCGTGATGCGCGACCTGGCCAAGAGCGGCATGACGATGATCGTGGTGACGCATGAGCTCGGTTTCGCGCGCGAGGTCGCCGACCGCGTCGTCTTCATGGATCAAGGCCGCCTGATCGAACAGGGGCCTCCTGCCCAGGTGCTGAGCGCACCCGAACATCCCCGTACCCGCGACTTCATCGCCGCGGTCCTGCCTTGA
- a CDS encoding amino acid ABC transporter permease — MPGTALDPTILSLPRVGRLHVGRWVSAALVLLALALVVKAFAEGDIAWKVVGQFFTAPAILGGLVNTVIMTACAMALGIALGVLFAIMAMSPNAVMRGSAAFYIWFFRGTPLILQLLIWFNLALVFPTIGIPGLFSARTIDLIGPFMATLLGLGINQGAYTAEVVRSGILSVDHGQVEAAKAIGMTRLTTLRRIVLPQSMRVIIPPVGNEVVSMVKLTSIASVIQFSEILRNAQTIYYANARVIELLIVAAGWYLIVVSILSLGQVVLERHFAKGRAGAGARNG, encoded by the coding sequence ATGCCGGGGACGGCGCTCGACCCCACGATCCTCAGCCTGCCCCGTGTCGGCAGGCTGCATGTCGGACGCTGGGTTTCCGCGGCCCTGGTCCTGCTCGCGCTCGCTCTCGTGGTGAAGGCCTTCGCCGAGGGCGACATCGCCTGGAAGGTCGTCGGCCAGTTCTTCACCGCGCCCGCCATCCTGGGCGGCCTCGTCAACACCGTGATCATGACGGCCTGCGCCATGGCGCTGGGCATCGCGCTCGGCGTCCTCTTCGCGATCATGGCGATGTCGCCCAACGCCGTGATGCGCGGTTCTGCGGCGTTCTACATCTGGTTCTTCCGTGGCACGCCGCTGATCCTGCAATTGCTGATCTGGTTCAACCTCGCGCTGGTCTTCCCGACGATCGGCATTCCAGGCCTGTTCTCGGCACGGACGATCGACCTGATCGGTCCCTTCATGGCGACGCTGCTGGGCCTGGGGATCAACCAGGGCGCCTATACAGCCGAGGTTGTGCGCTCCGGCATCCTCTCCGTCGATCACGGTCAGGTCGAAGCGGCCAAGGCGATCGGCATGACCAGGCTGACGACTTTGCGCCGGATCGTGCTGCCGCAATCGATGCGGGTGATCATCCCGCCTGTCGGCAATGAGGTAGTGAGCATGGTCAAGCTGACCTCGATCGCCAGCGTGATCCAGTTCTCCGAGATCCTGCGCAACGCCCAGACGATCTATTACGCCAATGCCCGGGTGATCGAATTGCTGATCGTCGCGGCAGGCTGGTATCTGATCGTGGTCTCGATCCTCTCGCTCGGGCAGGTCGTGCTGGAGCGGCATTTCGCCAAGGGCCGCGCCGGTGCGGGAGCGCGCAATGGTTGA
- the argH gene encoding argininosuccinate lyase, which yields MNQPLRLWGGRFTAEPDPALTRLSRSEASDFSLAPYDLAGSRAHIRELGRAGLLDDAETATIQREIDAVEKLHATGLIEPWPEDEDVQTFLERVLTQRLGPLGGKIRAGRSRNDQAANDLKLYLRHHARRLMKDLLSLQDAIVAQALEHVATPVPGVTHLQAAQPITFGHHLMAHAQAFARDAERLIDWDRRNAVSPLGAAALAGSAIALNPELVAEELGYDGSFENSVDAVGSRDHVAEFLFVTAMHAVNLSRLAEEIVIWCTQPYRWISLHDSFATGSSIMPQKKNPDIAELTRGRSARLIGGLMTMLAALKSLPLSYNRDLAEDKNACCDAVEGLALALPAMAGLVATMTVNVATVRDAASRGFTLATEVADFLARRGVAFSEAHEITGALVRLCEEKSCQLHEIDNAGLASIDPRLTPDIKEHLTLEAALDARMAKGGTSPARVAEQIDRLTQRLAVQRDWADGYRGPQP from the coding sequence GTGAACCAGCCATTGCGCCTGTGGGGAGGTCGCTTCACCGCCGAGCCTGACCCCGCCTTGACCCGCCTCTCCCGCTCGGAGGCCAGCGATTTCAGCCTCGCGCCCTATGATCTTGCCGGCTCGCGCGCCCATATCCGCGAGCTCGGCCGCGCCGGCCTGCTCGACGACGCCGAGACCGCAACGATCCAGAGGGAGATCGACGCAGTCGAAAAACTCCATGCGACAGGGCTGATCGAGCCCTGGCCGGAGGACGAAGATGTCCAGACCTTCCTCGAACGCGTCCTGACGCAGCGGCTTGGTCCTCTCGGTGGCAAGATCCGCGCCGGGCGCTCGCGCAACGACCAGGCCGCCAACGACCTCAAACTGTACCTGCGCCACCACGCCCGTAGGCTGATGAAGGATCTGCTGAGCCTGCAGGACGCCATCGTCGCGCAGGCCCTCGAACATGTCGCGACGCCGGTGCCGGGCGTGACGCATCTTCAGGCGGCACAGCCGATCACCTTCGGCCATCATCTGATGGCCCATGCCCAGGCCTTCGCTCGCGATGCCGAGCGGTTGATCGACTGGGACAGGCGCAATGCCGTCTCCCCGCTCGGCGCCGCAGCACTGGCGGGTTCCGCGATCGCGCTCAACCCCGAGCTTGTCGCCGAAGAGCTCGGCTATGACGGCTCGTTCGAGAACTCGGTCGATGCCGTCGGCTCGCGCGACCATGTCGCGGAGTTCCTGTTCGTCACGGCCATGCATGCGGTCAATCTCTCCAGGCTAGCCGAGGAGATCGTGATCTGGTGCACGCAGCCTTATCGCTGGATTTCGCTGCATGATTCCTTCGCGACCGGATCCTCGATCATGCCGCAGAAGAAGAATCCCGACATCGCCGAATTGACGCGCGGCCGCTCGGCGCGGCTGATCGGCGGGCTGATGACGATGCTGGCGGCGCTGAAGAGCCTGCCCCTGTCCTATAACCGTGACCTCGCCGAGGATAAGAACGCCTGTTGCGATGCGGTCGAAGGCTTGGCGCTGGCGCTTCCCGCCATGGCCGGCCTGGTCGCCACCATGACGGTCAATGTCGCGACCGTGCGGGACGCTGCTTCCCGAGGTTTCACGCTGGCAACCGAGGTCGCCGATTTCCTGGCGCGCAGGGGCGTAGCCTTCAGCGAGGCGCATGAGATCACCGGCGCGCTGGTGCGCCTCTGCGAGGAGAAATCCTGCCAGTTGCACGAGATCGACAATGCCGGGCTGGCCTCGATCGACCCCCGCCTCACGCCCGATATCAAGGAGCATCTGACATTGGAGGCGGCACTCGATGCGCGTATGGCCAAAGGTGGCACGTCGCCTGCACGCGTGGCCGAGCAGATCGACAGGCTGACGCAGCGCCTCGCCGTGCAGCGTGACTGGGCCGACGGATACCGGGGACCGCAACCATGA
- a CDS encoding LysR substrate-binding domain-containing protein, whose amino-acid sequence MLSESPSLLSAPLPRRLPSTMGLRVVEAVARHGSCSGAADELNLTQSAVSKQLRGVEQIVGASLFARNRRGLEPTEAGHAFIGPAREVLVALASAVGGVAGFRQEQPMLRLHVLPILGDRWLVPRFSRFAEEHPELEVQFTNFVAHGTAEAADATFRFGEGDWPGQQADYLFGRDVALVAAPDLLARLGPIGEVRDVARFPVLDHPPTPLRWGAFAEANTVAELVPQRVIRFGFYALVIRAAIAGQGLALVPRALVVEELSGGRLVNPAGLGFRSRYGYWLTRPADRPPSPALVLLRDWLVAEAVGMQEAR is encoded by the coding sequence ATGCTTTCGGAGTCACCCTCGCTCCTCTCGGCGCCGCTGCCGCGGCGACTGCCTTCGACCATGGGCCTGCGCGTCGTCGAGGCGGTTGCGCGTCACGGCTCCTGCTCGGGCGCTGCCGACGAACTGAATTTGACCCAGAGCGCTGTCAGCAAGCAGTTGCGCGGCGTCGAGCAGATCGTCGGCGCGAGCCTGTTTGCGCGCAATCGGCGTGGCCTGGAGCCGACCGAGGCCGGCCACGCTTTCATCGGTCCGGCCAGGGAGGTGCTCGTCGCTTTGGCGTCGGCGGTCGGCGGTGTTGCCGGTTTTCGCCAGGAGCAGCCGATGCTCAGGCTGCATGTGTTGCCGATCCTTGGCGATCGCTGGCTGGTACCGCGGTTCTCGCGCTTCGCAGAGGAGCATCCCGAGCTCGAGGTCCAGTTCACCAACTTCGTCGCCCATGGCACGGCCGAAGCTGCGGACGCGACCTTTCGGTTCGGTGAGGGTGACTGGCCTGGGCAGCAGGCGGATTATCTGTTTGGGCGCGATGTCGCGCTGGTGGCGGCGCCGGACCTTCTGGCGCGCCTCGGACCGATCGGCGAGGTCAGGGATGTCGCCCGGTTCCCGGTGCTCGACCATCCACCCACGCCGCTGCGCTGGGGCGCGTTCGCCGAGGCCAATACCGTGGCTGAGCTTGTTCCACAGCGCGTGATCCGCTTCGGCTTCTATGCCTTGGTCATCCGCGCGGCGATCGCGGGGCAGGGGCTGGCGCTGGTGCCGCGTGCGCTGGTCGTGGAGGAGCTCTCGGGGGGGAGACTCGTCAACCCGGCGGGGCTCGGTTTTCGCAGCCGGTATGGCTATTGGCTGACCCGCCCGGCGGATCGGCCACCGAGCCCGGCGCTCGTCCTGCTGCGTGACTGGCTTGTCGCGGAGGCGGTCGGGATGCAAGAAGCGCGGTGA
- the gnd gene encoding phosphogluconate dehydrogenase (NAD(+)-dependent, decarboxylating) → MQLGMVGLGRMGANIVRRLMQAGHDCVVYDRDPKPGAALAEKGAVVASDLKDMVAKLAAPRAIWVMLPAGEITEATLTELSGLLQPGDTLIDGGNAFWKDDVRRGQELSAKGLHYLDIGTSGGVHGLERGYCLMIGGDKETVARLDPLLKALAPGKGDIPETSHRDGRNPTSEEGYLHCGPVGAGHFVKMVHNGIEYGMMQAFAEGFDLLRNASAKEGLPPEYGFDFDVAEISEVWRRGSVVTSWLLDLTASALAADEDLSAYTGNVSDSGEGRWTVQAAIETATPAEVLTSSLYTRFRSRKDHTFAEKVLSAMRAGFGGHVEPKKPV, encoded by the coding sequence ATGCAGCTAGGAATGGTCGGCCTCGGCCGGATGGGTGCGAACATCGTGCGCAGGCTGATGCAGGCCGGGCATGATTGCGTGGTCTATGATCGTGATCCCAAGCCCGGCGCTGCGCTTGCCGAGAAGGGGGCGGTCGTCGCCTCCGACCTGAAGGACATGGTCGCCAAGCTTGCCGCGCCGCGCGCCATCTGGGTCATGCTGCCGGCTGGCGAGATCACCGAGGCGACGCTGACCGAATTGTCCGGCCTGCTGCAACCCGGCGACACGCTGATCGACGGTGGCAACGCCTTCTGGAAGGACGATGTCCGGCGCGGGCAGGAGCTTTCGGCCAAGGGCCTGCACTATCTCGATATCGGCACCAGTGGCGGCGTGCACGGGCTGGAGCGCGGCTATTGCCTGATGATCGGTGGCGACAAGGAGACCGTCGCACGGTTGGACCCGCTGCTGAAGGCGCTCGCGCCCGGCAAGGGCGATATTCCTGAGACCAGCCATCGCGACGGTCGCAACCCGACCAGCGAGGAAGGCTACCTGCATTGCGGGCCGGTTGGCGCGGGCCATTTCGTCAAGATGGTCCATAACGGCATCGAATACGGCATGATGCAGGCCTTCGCCGAGGGCTTCGACCTGCTGCGCAACGCCTCCGCCAAGGAGGGCCTGCCGCCTGAATACGGCTTCGATTTCGATGTCGCCGAGATTTCCGAGGTCTGGCGGCGCGGCTCGGTCGTGACCTCCTGGCTGCTCGACCTGACGGCATCGGCGCTCGCAGCCGACGAGGATCTGTCGGCCTATACCGGCAATGTCTCGGATTCGGGCGAGGGACGTTGGACGGTGCAGGCCGCGATCGAGACCGCGACGCCGGCCGAGGTCCTGACCTCCTCGCTTTATACCCGCTTCCGCTCACGCAAGGATCACACCTTTGCCGAGAAGGTGCTCTCGGCCATGCGCGCCGGCTTTGGCGGCCATGTCGAGCCCAAGAAGCCGGTCTGA
- a CDS encoding gluconokinase, with the protein MINSKKGGGPAAIVVMGVASSGKTSLGERLAEHLGWPFRDADSFHPPQNVAKMAGGTPLNDEDRKPWLAAIAAWIDELRASGKNGIVTCSALKRAYRRVIIGDRPDVALVYLKGSRELIGARMAARQHHFMPPALLDSQFAALEEPGEEEHPLVMPVELPKDEILRAVLTRLGLTEPGLN; encoded by the coding sequence ATGATCAATTCGAAGAAGGGCGGCGGGCCTGCCGCCATCGTCGTCATGGGCGTCGCGAGCTCGGGCAAGACCTCGCTGGGCGAACGCCTGGCCGAGCATCTGGGCTGGCCGTTCCGCGACGCCGATTCGTTCCACCCGCCGCAGAATGTCGCCAAGATGGCGGGCGGCACGCCGTTGAACGACGAGGACCGCAAGCCCTGGCTCGCAGCCATCGCCGCCTGGATCGACGAGCTTCGCGCTTCCGGCAAGAACGGTATCGTCACCTGTTCGGCGCTGAAGCGGGCCTATCGCCGCGTCATCATCGGCGATCGGCCCGATGTCGCGCTGGTCTACCTCAAGGGCTCGCGCGAATTGATCGGCGCGCGCATGGCGGCGCGGCAGCACCATTTCATGCCGCCCGCGCTGCTCGACAGCCAGTTCGCCGCGCTGGAGGAGCCCGGCGAGGAGGAACACCCGCTGGTGATGCCGGTCGAGCTGCCGAAGGATGAGATCCTGCGCGCGGTGCTGACGAGGCTTGGTTTGACGGAGCCAGGTTTGAATTGA
- a CDS encoding DoxX family protein, producing the protein MRAAMRWLMAAFYLAAGLLHLRSPTAFLPIMPGWVPAPREVVILTGVAEILGAAGLLVPSLRKAAGIGLALYALCVFPANIKHAMEAIAVPGLPTSWWYHGPRLALQPILIWWALFCSGTIAWPARQRQP; encoded by the coding sequence TTGCGCGCCGCGATGCGCTGGTTGATGGCAGCGTTCTATCTTGCCGCCGGCCTGTTGCATTTGCGCTCGCCCACGGCCTTCCTGCCGATCATGCCGGGCTGGGTGCCGGCGCCGCGCGAGGTCGTCATTTTGACAGGTGTCGCGGAAATTCTCGGTGCCGCGGGTTTGCTGGTCCCGAGTCTGCGCAAAGCAGCAGGCATCGGGCTGGCGCTCTACGCACTTTGCGTCTTTCCAGCCAACATCAAGCACGCCATGGAAGCCATTGCAGTTCCAGGGCTGCCGACGAGCTGGTGGTATCACGGCCCGAGACTGGCGCTGCAACCGATCCTGATCTGGTGGGCGCTGTTCTGCTCTGGAACGATCGCTTGGCCGGCGCGACAGCGCCAGCCCTGA